A window of Lysobacter sp. TY2-98 genomic DNA:
ATCGACCTGCGCCGCTGGGCAACGCAGGCCAAGCGCATCGAGCCGCTGACGCCGAAGCAGGAAGTCGGCAGCAATAACTTCGCCGTTGCCGGCGCCCTGACACACGATGGCCGCGCCATCCTCGCCGACGACATGCACCTCGGCCTGCGCGTGCCTGACATCTGGCTTCGCGCGCGCCTGCGCTATGCCGACGCACGCGCACCCGGTGGCCGCGTCGACGTCACCGGCTTCACCCTGCCCGGCCTGCCGGGCGTCATCGTCGGCAGCAATACGCACGTCGCCTGGGGTTTCACCAACAGCTATGGCGACTGGCTGGACTGGGTGGTGGTGCCGAACTGCCACCGCGCCTCGTGCCCGGCCGCGCGCAAGGTGCGCGAGCGCGTGCTGCCGAACGCGACGGTCGTGGTCTACGACACGCCGTGGGGCCCGATCGACCACTTCGATGCGCAGGACCGCGCGCTTGCGCGTCGCTGGGTCGCCCACCTGCCGGGTGCGTTGAACCTCGGCCTGCTCGACATGGCGACCGCCGGCTCGATCGACGATGCGATGCGCGTCGCCGACCGCACCGCGATCCCCGCACAGAACCTGCTGCTCGCCGATCGCAGCGGACGCATCGCGTGGCGGCTGCTCGGGCCGGTGCCGCAGCGCGCGCCGGGCTGCGAGGCTGCAGGCGTTTCGGACGGTGCGACCTGTCCGCCGTGGTCGTTCTCGACCGCCGGGGCGCCCGCAGTCATCGATCCCGCGTCCGGCCGCGCATGGTCGGCGAACGCACGCGTTACCGACGGCGACGATCTACACCGCATTGGCGACGGCGGCTACGTGCTCGCGGTGCGCGCGCGCCGCATCCGCGACGACCTAATGGCCAAGCAGCAGTTCAACGAACGCGACCTGCTCGCGATCCAACTCGACGATCGCAGCGTATTCCTGCAGCGCTGGGCGACGCTGTTGCACGAGGCGGCATCGCGCAGCCCGAAAGATTCCCCGTTGCGTGCGCTGGATCTCCGCCCGCTGGAACCGCGGGCGAGTGCCGATGCCGTGCAGTACCGCCTCGTCCGTGCCTGGCGGCAGTCGGTGCTCGATCGCGTGCGCGAAGGCCTGCTGATGCCGGCACGCATCGCGCTCGGCGCAGACGCCGACATGCCCGAGCTGCCTCAGCTCGAAGGCGTCGCATGGCCACTGGTCACGCAGCGCCCCGCGAACCTGCTGAACCCGCGCTTCGCGTCATGGGACGCGCTGTTCGACGACGCCGCGGCGCACGTCCGTGATTCGCTGGGAAAGAAGGGTCCGCTGCGCGACCGCACCTGGGGCGAGCGCAACACCGCGGCGATCTGCCACCCACTCGCCGCCGCGCTGCCCTTCGCGCGCCGCCTGCTGTGCATGCCGATGGAACCCCTGGACGGCGATGGCCTGACGCCGCGCGCCGTTGCGCCGGATTTCGGTGCGTCGCAGCGCATGGTGGTGGCGCCGGGTCATGAAGCCGATGGCATCGCGCATGTGCCCGGCGGCCCGACCGGCAATCCCGCATCGCCCTACTGGGGCGCCGGCCACGACGACTGGGTGCACGGTCGCCCCACGCCATTCCTGCCCGGCGCGACCACGCATCGCATGACACTGGAGCCGGCGCGCTGACGGCGCGCGATTTAGGAGTCAGACGACTGCTGGCGCCGGAACGGCGGACGCGACCGCATTGCGTTCGCGTTCGACGTAGCGCATGAGCAGCGGCAGCAGTTCGTCGAACGGCATCGGGCGACCGAGCAGGTAGCCCTGCACTTCGTCGATGTGGCGCTCGCGCAGCCAGTCCAGCTGCAGTGACGTTTCGACACCTTCCGCGACGGTGCGGATGTCCAGCGCGTGCGCGAGGCCGATGATCGAGTTGCAGATCGCGGCGTCGTCCTCGTCGCTGCCGAGGTCGCGCACGAACGATCGATCGATCTTCAGACGATCGATCGGGAAACGCTTGAGGTAAGCCAGCGACGAATAGCCCGTGCCGAAGTCGTCGATCGAGAAGCTCACGCCGAGGCCGGCGATCTGGCGCATCAGCTCGATCGCACGTTCCGGATCCTGCATCAGCAAGCCTTCGGTGATTTCGAGTTCCAGCACCTCCGCCGGTAGGCGATGACGCTGCACCGTCTCCGCCACGTACTGCACGAGTTCGTCGTTGAACTGTGCCGGCGACACGTTAACGGCGACGCGCAGTTGCGGCAGGCCGGCGTCGGCCAGCAGGCGGTAGTGGCGGGCCGCCTGGTCGAGCACGCGCCGGCCGAGATCGACGATCAGACCACTCTCTTCGCAGACCGGAATGAACTCGCCCGGCATCAGCAGGCCGCGTTCCGGGTGGTTCCAGCGCACCAGCGTTTCCAGCGCGACCGGACGTTCGTTGGCATCGAACAGCGGCTGGAACACCGGAACGAATTCGTCGCGCTCCAGTGCTCGGCGCAGCTCGGCGACGAGCTGCACGCGGCGTGACACGCCGTCGACGAACTCGGCCTGGAACGGCACCGCGCGATTGCGGCCCTGGCGCTTCGCCTGGTGCATCGCGAGATCGCCGTGCTTGAGCAGCGTCTCGACGTCCTTGCCAGCTTCGGGGAAGCGGCACCAGCCCAGGCTGGCCGTCAGCGTGTGCTGCGTGTCGCCGAGGTCCATCGGGCGCGAAAGCGCCTCGGTGATGCGACGGATGACTTCGGTCGCGCCGCTGTCACCCATCTGTTCGGTCAGGACGATGACGAACTCGTCGCCGCCGAAACGCGCGACGGTGTCGGTTTCGCGCGCAACGCTGCGCAGGCGGTCGGCGACTTCGCGCAGCACCTGGTCGCCCGCGCCGTGGCCGAGCGCGTCGTTGACCAGCTTGAAGTCGTCGAGGTCGATGAAGATCAGCACGCCGCCGCGGCCGTAGCGCTGTGCATTGAGCAGCGCCTGCTGCAGGCGGTCCTGCAGGAGCTGGCGGTTCGGCAGATCGGTCAGGGAATCGTGCGTGGCGCGGTACGCGAGACGCTCTTCGTAGCTTTCACGCTCGCTCATGTCGAGCATGCCACCGACGACGCGCAACGCGCGGCCGGTGCTGTCACGCTGGATGAAGGCGCGGTCGATGACGAGTGCGTAGCTGCCGTCGCCGCGGCGGTAGCGATACTGCTCACGCCACTCGCCGTCGTCGCTTTCCAGTGCGTGCTTGAGGCCGTTGGTCACGCGCGCGTGGTCCGTCGGGTGCACGCGGGTCGACCACTCCTCGATCGGCGAGACGTCCTGCGGCAGGGTGCCGAAGCGCGTGTAGTAGCTCTCGCTCCACCACACTTCGCCGCTCTGCACGTCGTAGTCGTAGACCGCGTCGCTGGTCGCGCGCGAGACGAGATGGAAGCGTTCCTGCGCGCGCTCGCGCTCGGTCACGTCTTCGGCGGCGACCAGGCGCGCGTTGCGGCCGTGGAAGTCGATGTCATGGTTGTAGATGGCCATGCGCATGACATGGCCATTGCGATGCAGGTGCGTCCACACCTTGCCCTGCGGGCGGCGCGAAGAGGCGTCCGCCGCCGCGGCGCGCACCGCCTCGTGCTCGGAGTCGGGGCGGAAGGACAGCATGCTCGCGCCGATCAGTTCGTCGCGCGTGTAGCCGTAGTGCGAAACCATCGCGTCGTTGATCGCGAGGATCTGCAGCGTGTCGCGGTCGAACACCCACATCGGCAGCGGGTTGTGTTCGAAGAGGAAGCGGTACTCCTCCTCCGCTTCGTGCGCGCGCTCGCGGGCTTCGACCAGTTCGGTTACGTCCTGCTGGATGCCGCGCACGATCGTCTGGCCATACTCGTCGTGCGTGACGAGCGACCGCGCGAGAACGACACGCTCGGCGCCATCGGTACGGCGGATGCGGAACTGGACGTCGGTGGGGCCGCCGCTGGCCATGACCTCGACACCGCCCGCTTGCACGATCGCGTGGTCGTCGGGATGCACCAGCTCCATGACGTCGTCCAGCGGCATCGCGCGGGTGGTTTCCGGCAGGCCGTAGATCCGCGCGCCCTGGCGGCTGACCTGGATGATCCCGGTGCGCGGATCCCATTCGTATTCGCCGAGCATGGCGAGCGTCTTCGCCTGCTCCAAGCGCTCCTCGCGGTTCTCGAGCTGGTGCAGCACGCGATCGAAGCGGCGGACCAGCCAGCTCCACGCGAGCGCCAGCAGCAGCGCGATGATGCAGATCGCGCCCGCGGGCCGGCCCCAGAGGTCCAGCATCTGCGGCGGTTCGGTGCCCACGATGATCGCGAGGCCGGTGCCTGGCAGCCGGCGGAACGCATGCTCCCGCCAGCGTCCGTCGCTCAGCGTCGCCGAGACGTAGCGCCCTTCGCGCAGGCGCGCGTAGTGCGGTTCGAACAGCGGCGAGCGGCCTACGGGCGAGCCCAGGCCGCGTTCCGTGCGCGGCCAGCGCGCGACGAGCACGCGGCTGTCCTGCACGAGGCTTACAAAATCGTGCCGATCCAGGCGGTACCCGCGGACGACGGCGGTGAGTACTTCGGGGTCGATCGTCGCCCGGACGATGCGGTCGCCCACGCGACGCGAGACCGGAAGGCGCCACCGTCCGCCGATGCGCGTCGGCGCGCCCACGCGCGCCCCGGATGCGCCCATCGAATCCGCCGCGGTTGCCGGCGTGACCGTGACGTCGGCCATCGGCACGAGTGCGGTGCCATCCGACGTGGAGGCCGCGCCCGCCAGCTGGCGTCCGAGCAGCCCGAGTCGATCGAGGAGCTGGCGCTGTACCGCGTCGGCGACCAGCCGGCTGCGAACCTCGCGCGCGTCCTGGTATTCGCGATAGTCGGTGACCGCGAGCACGACGGCGATCACCGGCAGGAGCGCGGCCAGTCCCCAGCCCACGGCGAGCAGCCGCAGCCGGCGCCGCTCGCGCGCCGGACGGGCGCCGACGGCGGATGTGCTGGTGCTCGCCATTGTGGAAGTCATGCCGCTCCGGTCACTACAGGCGGAACGGCCGGGCACCCCAAGGCACCCGCCACGCCCGCGTTCTCCCGATCGTTAACGGGCGCGGGCGGGCCGGTCTTGAGTCATGCAGCCGTGACGCGCGTCTCGCCTGCCGGTGCCAGTGCCGCTTCGTGGACGCCAGCAACCGCGCGGCCCGACGGATCGGCGGCATTCGCGAAGGCAGCGTCCCAAGCGATCGCGGCCGGCGTCGAGCAGGCGATCGACTTGCCGCCCGGCACCGTGCGCGCACAGGCCTCGCCCGGATACCAGCGCTCGAACAGCGTCCGGTAGAGGTAGGCCTCCTTGGCCTGGGGCGGGTTGATCGGGTAGCGGAACTCGGCGGTGGCGAGCGCGGCATCGGTCACCTGCGCGTCGGCATGCGCCTTCAGCGAATCGATCCAGCCGTAGCCGACGCCGTCGCTGAACTGCTCCTTCTGCCGCCACAGGATGGAATCGGGCAGCGCACCTTCGAATGCTTCGCGCAGCACGGCCTTCTCGATGCGGCCCTTGCCCGCCATCTTCGCGGTCGCGTCCATGTGCATGGCGACGTCGAGGAACTCGGTGTCGAGGAACGGCACGCGTGCTTCCACACCCCAGGCCATCATCGACTTGTTCGCGCGCAGGCAGTCGAACTGGTGCAGCGCCTCGAGCTTGCGCACCGTTTCCTCGTGGAATTCGCGCGCGTTCGGCGCCTTGTGGAAATAGAGATAGCCGCCGAAGATTTCGTCGCTGCCCTCGCCCGACAGCACCATCTTGATGCCCATGGCACGGATGCGGCGCGCGAGCAGGAACATCGGTGTCGACGCGCGGATCGTGGTGACGTCATATGTTTCGATGTGACGGATGACTTCGGGCAGTGCGTCGATGCCCTCCTCCACCGTGTAAGTGAAGCCGTGATGCACGGTGCCGATCGCATCGGCCGCGATCTGCGCAGCGGCGAGATCCGGTGAGCCTTCGAGACCGATCGCGAACGAGTGCAGGCGCGGCCACCACGCCTCACTCTGATCGTCGTCCTCGATGCGACGCCGCGCATAACGTGCGGCGACGGCGGCGACCAGCGACGAATCCAGGCCGCCGGACAGCAATACGCCGTACGGCACGTCGCTCATCATCTGGCGATGCACGGCGCGTTCGAACGCGTCGCGTAGCTCGGCCTTCGATACCTGCACGCCTTCGGTCGCTTCGAAGCGACGCCAGTCACGCACGTGGTAGCGACGGAGCTGACCGGTCGCGCTGTCGTACCAGTGCCCAGGCGGGAAGGGGCCCACGTCGGGGCAGTTGCGCGCGATCGCCTTCATTTCCGATGCCACCCACACGCGACCATCGGCATCGTGCCCCCAGTACAACGGGCAGACGCCGATCGGATCGCGCGCGATCACGAAGCGGCGCGCTTCGCGATCCCACAGCGCGAACGCGAAGATGCCGTTGAGCCGGTCGAGCCACGCGCCGATGTCGGCCTCATGCGTGTAGAGCGCGCTGATCGGTTCGCAGTCCGAGCCGGTGGTGAACGCGTAGTCCGGCATGGACGCACGCAGCTCGCGGTGGTTGTAGATCTCGCCGTTGACCGCGAGCACGACGCGGCCGTCCTGCGACACGATCGGCTGCGCGCCGCCAACCGGGTCGACGATGGCGAGGCGCTCGTGCACCAGCAGCGCCGCGTCGTCGGCGTGCACGCCACTCCAGTCGGGGCCGCGATGGCGTTGTCGCGCCGACATGGCGAGCGCGAGGGGCCGAAGCACGTGGAGATCGGCGTCGGGACGGAGGTCGAACGCGGCGAGGATCGAGCACATGGTGGGGAGCCTTCTTCGTGGGGTTTGATGTTCGGGATGCAGAAACGAAGAAGCCCGCACTTCTCAGTGCGGGCTTCGTGGTCGATCAGCGTGTGTTGCGCGCGCTAATCGCCGGCCCGCGGGAGGCTGGCGTTATTGCGATTGTTATTGACGCGCGCGTCGACGCGCCCGAAGCGGGCGGCGTTCAATGCGAGGGCGGGCGTCGAGACCATGGGTCGATCCTGCCCGCGATTCCAGCAGCAGGCAACCCGCGTTCGCGACCGTTCGTCCGAACGCGCGCCTTCACGCCATCGAGTGCAGGCCGAACATGTTGCCCTCGGTGTCGACGGCGAGCGCGATGAATCCGTACGGCCCGATCGACATCTTGGGCTTGTGGATGCGGCCCCCAGCCGCTTCCACGCGTGACGCCTCGACGGCGCAGTCGGCTGTGCGGAAGTAGACGATCGTCGATGCACCGCCTGCCTTCAGTCCGTCGTAGTGCACCAGCGCGCCGCCGGCGCCGGGCTGATCGGGCGTGGCGTCGAACGCCCACATCTGGATCTCGGGCGACGGCAGCTGCGAGAGACGGCGCTCCAGCACCGTCTCGTAGAAGCGGCGTGCGCGCGCCATGTCGTCGACGTAGATCTCGAACCAGTTGACGGGGTTGAACGACATGGCGCTTCTCCGCGGGGACGAAGGTCGGATGCTAGTCCGCGCCGATCAATGCAGGTGTTGCGAGCGTCGGCGCGTCCCTCGGCGTTGCGTGCGCCACACGACGCAGATCCTCGAGCAGACCGCGGTACGCCTCGTCCTGTACATCCAGCGGCTGTCGCAGCACCCACGACGGATGCACCGTCGCGAGCACGGGCGTGCCATCCGGCGCCGGATGCCAGCGTCCGCGTTCGCGCATCAACGGAAACCCACGACCGAGCAGTGCCGTCGCCGCCGTCGCGCCGAGGCCGACGATGTATTCGGGCTGCAGCAGTTCCAGCTCTCGCTCCAGCCAGCCACGACACGCCGCCTGTTCCGCTGCGTTCGCGCGCTGGTGGATGCGCCGCTTGCCGCGCTGCTCGAACTTGAAATGCTTGACCGCGTTGGTGACATACACGGCACTGCGATCCAGTCCCGCCTCCGCCATCGCGCGGTCGAACAGGCGACCGGCGGGCCCAGCGAACGGCCGACCGCACAGGTCTTCCTCGTCGCCCGGCTGTTCACCGACGAAGACGATGCGCGCATCACGCGGACCTTCGCCCGGCACCGCCTGCGTCGCCGGCTGCCACAGCGGGCAGTTGCGACAGTCACGAAGCGCGAGATGCAACGCGTCGAGATCGTCGACCGGCGTTGCCTGCGCAAAGACCGGCGCCGGAATCACGCGTCTCGCCGGCTCGGGCGAGCGCGCCACCATCGCATCGACGCGACGCGAAGCATCGCGCATCAGCTCGGGCAGATCCTGCGCTTCGGGCAGGTGCTTCCAGAACCGCACCGGCATCTCGGCCTTCATCGCGCGCGGATTCAATCGTGCGGGATTGAAGATGCTCGCGTAATAGCGCCGCCATAGCGCCTCGCCCGCATCCTCGCGTGGCACTTCGCTGCGATCGCCCCCATCGCCGAGTGCAAGCGCCTCGCCATCCCAGATCGCGCGCCGGTACGGCGTGAGGATCGCCCAGCGCATGCCGGCGAAGCGCTTGGCAAAGAATGGCGCGACCAGATCGACGACGTGATGATCCGGCTCGTACCAGGCGACGAACGTGTTCGCTTCGCCCGGCACTTCGCGGAAGCGCACGAACGCCTTCATCTTGTGCGAATCGCGGTGCACCGCCTTTTCCATCTGTGCCGCGCGACGCACCTCGACATCGGCGTTGTGCTCGAGCAGCGACGTCTCGCCCTGCGTGATGCGCCACAGCAACCGGTACAGCAGCGCGTGCCGCTGCAAATCGCGGTGCGCGACCACGGCCTGCGCAAGTCGAAGGAACGCACCGGGAACGTTCGGTGCGGCGTGCACGACCGGAGCATCGTCGAGCGCACGCCCGCCGAGCAGGCCGTCGACATCACCGTTCCATTCAATCGACTCCGGCGCGATGCCCGCCTGCAGCGCGCGACGCGCCGCATCACGCCACGCGCCAAGGTCCCATGCCGGCTCGACGACTGCACGCCACATCAGAACAGCGTCGCCTGCATCGGTGGCGGCGCGAGGCTGGCACGCAGACGGTCCGGGCGTTCAAGCGTGCCGCTCGGACGATGATCGAGCGTCTGCACGAATGGCCCGACCTTGCGCAGGCTGGCGCCCAAGCGCGCCAGATCGTCGAAGCGCAGGCGCGCGAAGCGGCGCGACGACAGCACGCGCTTGACGGTCTTGGTGCCGAGGCCCGGCACGCGCAGCAGCATTTCCTGCGGCGCGGTGTTCACGTCGACCGGAAACTTCGCCGGATGGCGCAGCGCCCAGGCGAGCTTGGGATCGATGTCGAGATCGAGCATGGCCGCGCCGGAATCGCGCGGCGCGATTTCATCGACATCGAAGCCGTAGAAGCGCATCAACCAGTCGGCCTGATACAGGCGATGTTCGCGCACCAGCGGCGGCGATTTCAGCGGCAGCGCAACTGACGCATCGGGAATCGGACTGAAGGCCGAGTAGTAGACGCGCCGCAGTCGATAGTTGCCGTAGAGGTTCGCGCTGGTGTCGAGGATGCTGCGGTCGTCCGCATCGTCCGCGCCGACGATCATCTGGGTACTCTGCCCCGCCGGCGCGAAAACCGGCGCGTGGCGGGTGGCCTTTCGCTCTTCCTTCGCTTCCTCGATGCGCCAGCGCAGCTGCCCCATCGCGCCGCGAATGCTGCGCGACGTCTTTTCCGGCGCGAGCGACGACAGCCCGCCTTCGGTCGGCAATTCGATGTTGATGCTGAGCCGATCAGCGTGTCGGCCCGCTGCGGCGAGCAGCTCCGGTGAGGCTTCCGGAATCGTCTTCAGATGGATGTAGCCGCCGAAAGCGTGGTCCTCGCGCAACGAGCGCGCGACTTCCACCAGCTCCTCCATCGTGTAGTCCGCATTGCGGATGATGCCGCTCGAGAGGAACAGGCCTTCGATATAGTTGCGACGGTAGAAATCGAGCGTCAGCCGCACGACTTCGTCGGTGGCGAAGCGCGCACGACGCACGTTGCTGCTCCGCCGGTTGACGCAGTACGCGCAG
This region includes:
- a CDS encoding penicillin acylase family protein, with protein sequence MKRWIRWIARLAVALVVLVAVVAAGIWFAMRGSVPRMDGRVALPGLSAPVTIQRDALGVVTIDAANEADAMRALGYVHGQERYFEMDLMRRVAAGELSELFGMRAFPMDAKHRQDRLRARVASHLDAALGERRSVVEAYVAGVNTGAHSLKVRPWPYLLLRQSPRKWAIEDTPLVGYAMYYDLQDATGARELALSRVLPTLPAPLQTLVRHDGSSWDAPLEGEPRGDATLPTAAQIDLRRWATQAKRIEPLTPKQEVGSNNFAVAGALTHDGRAILADDMHLGLRVPDIWLRARLRYADARAPGGRVDVTGFTLPGLPGVIVGSNTHVAWGFTNSYGDWLDWVVVPNCHRASCPAARKVRERVLPNATVVVYDTPWGPIDHFDAQDRALARRWVAHLPGALNLGLLDMATAGSIDDAMRVADRTAIPAQNLLLADRSGRIAWRLLGPVPQRAPGCEAAGVSDGATCPPWSFSTAGAPAVIDPASGRAWSANARVTDGDDLHRIGDGGYVLAVRARRIRDDLMAKQQFNERDLLAIQLDDRSVFLQRWATLLHEAASRSPKDSPLRALDLRPLEPRASADAVQYRLVRAWRQSVLDRVREGLLMPARIALGADADMPELPQLEGVAWPLVTQRPANLLNPRFASWDALFDDAAAHVRDSLGKKGPLRDRTWGERNTAAICHPLAAALPFARRLLCMPMEPLDGDGLTPRAVAPDFGASQRMVVAPGHEADGIAHVPGGPTGNPASPYWGAGHDDWVHGRPTPFLPGATTHRMTLEPAR
- a CDS encoding EAL domain-containing protein; translation: MTSTMASTSTSAVGARPARERRRLRLLAVGWGLAALLPVIAVVLAVTDYREYQDAREVRSRLVADAVQRQLLDRLGLLGRQLAGAASTSDGTALVPMADVTVTPATAADSMGASGARVGAPTRIGGRWRLPVSRRVGDRIVRATIDPEVLTAVVRGYRLDRHDFVSLVQDSRVLVARWPRTERGLGSPVGRSPLFEPHYARLREGRYVSATLSDGRWREHAFRRLPGTGLAIIVGTEPPQMLDLWGRPAGAICIIALLLALAWSWLVRRFDRVLHQLENREERLEQAKTLAMLGEYEWDPRTGIIQVSRQGARIYGLPETTRAMPLDDVMELVHPDDHAIVQAGGVEVMASGGPTDVQFRIRRTDGAERVVLARSLVTHDEYGQTIVRGIQQDVTELVEARERAHEAEEEYRFLFEHNPLPMWVFDRDTLQILAINDAMVSHYGYTRDELIGASMLSFRPDSEHEAVRAAAADASSRRPQGKVWTHLHRNGHVMRMAIYNHDIDFHGRNARLVAAEDVTERERAQERFHLVSRATSDAVYDYDVQSGEVWWSESYYTRFGTLPQDVSPIEEWSTRVHPTDHARVTNGLKHALESDDGEWREQYRYRRGDGSYALVIDRAFIQRDSTGRALRVVGGMLDMSERESYEERLAYRATHDSLTDLPNRQLLQDRLQQALLNAQRYGRGGVLIFIDLDDFKLVNDALGHGAGDQVLREVADRLRSVARETDTVARFGGDEFVIVLTEQMGDSGATEVIRRITEALSRPMDLGDTQHTLTASLGWCRFPEAGKDVETLLKHGDLAMHQAKRQGRNRAVPFQAEFVDGVSRRVQLVAELRRALERDEFVPVFQPLFDANERPVALETLVRWNHPERGLLMPGEFIPVCEESGLIVDLGRRVLDQAARHYRLLADAGLPQLRVAVNVSPAQFNDELVQYVAETVQRHRLPAEVLELEITEGLLMQDPERAIELMRQIAGLGVSFSIDDFGTGYSSLAYLKRFPIDRLKIDRSFVRDLGSDEDDAAICNSIIGLAHALDIRTVAEGVETSLQLDWLRERHIDEVQGYLLGRPMPFDELLPLLMRYVERERNAVASAVPAPAVV
- the asnB gene encoding asparagine synthase B, with protein sequence MCSILAAFDLRPDADLHVLRPLALAMSARQRHRGPDWSGVHADDAALLVHERLAIVDPVGGAQPIVSQDGRVVLAVNGEIYNHRELRASMPDYAFTTGSDCEPISALYTHEADIGAWLDRLNGIFAFALWDREARRFVIARDPIGVCPLYWGHDADGRVWVASEMKAIARNCPDVGPFPPGHWYDSATGQLRRYHVRDWRRFEATEGVQVSKAELRDAFERAVHRQMMSDVPYGVLLSGGLDSSLVAAVAARYARRRIEDDDQSEAWWPRLHSFAIGLEGSPDLAAAQIAADAIGTVHHGFTYTVEEGIDALPEVIRHIETYDVTTIRASTPMFLLARRIRAMGIKMVLSGEGSDEIFGGYLYFHKAPNAREFHEETVRKLEALHQFDCLRANKSMMAWGVEARVPFLDTEFLDVAMHMDATAKMAGKGRIEKAVLREAFEGALPDSILWRQKEQFSDGVGYGWIDSLKAHADAQVTDAALATAEFRYPINPPQAKEAYLYRTLFERWYPGEACARTVPGGKSIACSTPAAIAWDAAFANAADPSGRAVAGVHEAALAPAGETRVTAA
- a CDS encoding VOC family protein: MSFNPVNWFEIYVDDMARARRFYETVLERRLSQLPSPEIQMWAFDATPDQPGAGGALVHYDGLKAGGASTIVYFRTADCAVEASRVEAAGGRIHKPKMSIGPYGFIALAVDTEGNMFGLHSMA
- a CDS encoding UdgX family uracil-DNA binding protein (This protein belongs to the uracil DNA glycosylase superfamily, members of which act in excision repair of DNA. However, it belongs more specifically to UdgX branch, whose founding member was found to bind uracil in DNA (where it does not belong), without cleaving it, appears to promote DNA repair by a pathway involving RecA, rather than base excision.), whose amino-acid sequence is MWRAVVEPAWDLGAWRDAARRALQAGIAPESIEWNGDVDGLLGGRALDDAPVVHAAPNVPGAFLRLAQAVVAHRDLQRHALLYRLLWRITQGETSLLEHNADVEVRRAAQMEKAVHRDSHKMKAFVRFREVPGEANTFVAWYEPDHHVVDLVAPFFAKRFAGMRWAILTPYRRAIWDGEALALGDGGDRSEVPREDAGEALWRRYYASIFNPARLNPRAMKAEMPVRFWKHLPEAQDLPELMRDASRRVDAMVARSPEPARRVIPAPVFAQATPVDDLDALHLALRDCRNCPLWQPATQAVPGEGPRDARIVFVGEQPGDEEDLCGRPFAGPAGRLFDRAMAEAGLDRSAVYVTNAVKHFKFEQRGKRRIHQRANAAEQAACRGWLERELELLQPEYIVGLGATAATALLGRGFPLMRERGRWHPAPDGTPVLATVHPSWVLRQPLDVQDEAYRGLLEDLRRVAHATPRDAPTLATPALIGAD
- a CDS encoding putative DNA modification/repair radical SAM protein; translated protein: MNTIDKLAILADAAKYDASCASSGGKVRDSSGTGGIGSTGGMGICHSYTPDGRCVSLLKILLTNFCVYDCAYCVNRRSSNVRRARFATDEVVRLTLDFYRRNYIEGLFLSSGIIRNADYTMEELVEVARSLREDHAFGGYIHLKTIPEASPELLAAAGRHADRLSINIELPTEGGLSSLAPEKTSRSIRGAMGQLRWRIEEAKEERKATRHAPVFAPAGQSTQMIVGADDADDRSILDTSANLYGNYRLRRVYYSAFSPIPDASVALPLKSPPLVREHRLYQADWLMRFYGFDVDEIAPRDSGAAMLDLDIDPKLAWALRHPAKFPVDVNTAPQEMLLRVPGLGTKTVKRVLSSRRFARLRFDDLARLGASLRKVGPFVQTLDHRPSGTLERPDRLRASLAPPPMQATLF